A stretch of the Streptomyces sp. WMMB303 genome encodes the following:
- the pheA gene encoding prephenate dehydratase, with translation MSSASRYTYLGPEGTFTEAALHTLPEAATRQLTPMVSVPAALDPVRNGEAQAAFVPIENSVEGGVTATLDELAGGSRLMIYREVLLPIAFALLVRPGTPLAEVKTVTGHPVAQPQVRNWLAAQLPDAVWESAASNADGARLVQEGRYDAAFAGEFAAATYGLEPLVTDIHDAENATTRFVLLGPPGRPAAPTGADKTSVVFWLRGDQPGALLEVLHEYASRGVNMMRIESRPTGEGIGQYCFQIDSEGHVQDRRVGDVLMGLRRSCRAVRFLGSYPRADRQPPTVRSGTADEDFVAAADWLSRCLDGRD, from the coding sequence ATGTCATCTGCGAGCCGCTATACGTACCTGGGACCCGAGGGCACCTTCACCGAGGCCGCGCTGCACACCCTGCCGGAAGCAGCCACCCGCCAGCTCACTCCCATGGTGTCGGTTCCGGCTGCTCTGGACCCCGTCCGGAACGGGGAGGCCCAAGCGGCGTTCGTACCGATCGAGAACTCGGTGGAGGGCGGTGTCACCGCCACCCTCGACGAGCTGGCGGGCGGCAGCCGGCTGATGATCTACCGCGAGGTGCTGCTGCCGATCGCCTTCGCACTGCTGGTGCGGCCCGGCACGCCGCTGGCGGAGGTCAAGACCGTCACCGGCCATCCGGTCGCCCAGCCCCAGGTGCGCAACTGGCTCGCGGCGCAGCTGCCGGACGCCGTGTGGGAGTCGGCGGCCTCCAACGCGGACGGGGCCCGGCTGGTGCAGGAGGGCCGTTACGATGCCGCGTTCGCGGGCGAGTTCGCCGCCGCGACCTACGGTCTGGAGCCGCTGGTCACCGACATCCATGACGCGGAGAACGCGACGACCCGGTTCGTGCTGCTGGGGCCGCCCGGGCGCCCGGCGGCGCCGACGGGCGCCGACAAGACCTCGGTGGTCTTCTGGCTGCGCGGGGACCAGCCCGGCGCGCTGCTGGAGGTGCTGCACGAGTACGCCTCGCGCGGCGTCAACATGATGCGGATCGAGTCGCGGCCCACGGGCGAGGGCATCGGGCAGTACTGCTTCCAGATCGACTCCGAGGGCCATGTGCAGGACCGCCGGGTGGGCGACGTGCTGATGGGACTGCGGCGCTCGTGTCGCGCGGTGCGCTTCCTGGGTTCGTACCCGCGTGCCGACCGGCAGCCGCCGACGGTGCGCTCGGGTACCGCGGACGAGGACTTCGTGGCGGCGGCCGACTGGCTGTCGCGGTGCCTGGACGGACGGGACTGA
- the serS gene encoding serine--tRNA ligase, which produces MIDLRLLREDPDRARASQRARGEDVDLVDAVLSADERRRSSSVRFDELRSEQKQLGKRIPKAAGEEKDELLRRAGELAGAVKAADAEKDEAAEETQRLLRRLSNLVHPDVPVGGEEDFTVLETLGTPRDFAAEGFEPKDHLELGQKLGAIDVERGAKVSGSRFYFLTGVGALLELALVNAAIAQATEAGFTPMLTPALVKQQAMDGTGFLGQAAQDVYHLDKDDLYLVGTSEVALAGYHMDEIIEADRLPLRYAAFSPCFRREAGSYGKDTRGIFRVHQFDKVEMFSYVAPEDSQEEHRRLLQWEKQWLSSLELPFQVIDVATGDLGSSAARKFDCEAWIPTQGKYRELTSTSDCTEFQSRRLAVRMREGRDGKAVRPLATLNGTLCAVPRTIVALLENHQQEDGSVWIPPVLRPYLGGRSALEPVAR; this is translated from the coding sequence GTGATTGACCTTCGCCTGCTCCGTGAGGACCCCGACCGTGCGCGCGCCTCCCAGCGCGCCCGTGGAGAGGACGTCGACCTCGTCGACGCGGTGCTCTCCGCCGACGAGCGGCGCAGGTCCTCCAGTGTCCGCTTCGACGAACTCCGCTCCGAGCAGAAGCAGCTCGGCAAGCGCATCCCGAAGGCCGCGGGCGAGGAGAAGGACGAACTGCTGCGCCGCGCCGGGGAACTGGCCGGCGCGGTGAAGGCCGCCGACGCGGAGAAGGACGAGGCCGCGGAGGAGACCCAGCGGCTGCTGCGCCGGCTCAGCAACCTGGTGCACCCCGACGTCCCGGTCGGCGGCGAGGAGGACTTCACCGTCCTGGAGACCCTGGGCACGCCCCGCGACTTCGCGGCCGAGGGCTTCGAGCCCAAGGACCACCTGGAGCTGGGCCAGAAGCTCGGCGCCATCGACGTCGAGCGCGGCGCCAAGGTGTCGGGCTCGCGCTTCTACTTCCTCACCGGCGTCGGGGCCCTGCTGGAGCTGGCCCTGGTCAACGCGGCGATCGCCCAGGCGACCGAGGCCGGCTTCACCCCGATGCTGACGCCCGCGCTGGTAAAGCAGCAGGCCATGGACGGCACCGGCTTCCTCGGCCAGGCCGCGCAGGACGTCTACCACCTCGACAAGGACGACCTGTATCTCGTCGGCACCTCCGAGGTCGCGCTGGCCGGCTACCACATGGACGAGATCATCGAGGCCGACCGGCTGCCGCTGCGCTACGCCGCCTTCTCGCCCTGCTTCCGCCGCGAGGCGGGTTCGTACGGCAAGGACACCCGCGGCATCTTCCGCGTCCACCAGTTCGACAAGGTGGAGATGTTCTCCTATGTCGCACCGGAGGACTCCCAGGAGGAGCACCGCAGACTGCTGCAGTGGGAGAAGCAGTGGCTCTCGTCCCTGGAGCTGCCGTTCCAGGTGATCGATGTGGCCACCGGCGACCTGGGCTCCTCCGCGGCCCGCAAGTTCGACTGCGAGGCGTGGATCCCCACCCAGGGCAAGTACCGCGAGCTGACCTCCACCTCGGACTGCACCGAGTTCCAGTCCCGTCGGCTCGCGGTCCGGATGCGCGAGGGCCGCGACGGCAAGGCCGTACGGCCGCTGGCGACGCTGAACGGCACACTGTGCGCGGTACCCCGCACCATCGTCGCACTGCTGGAGAACCACCAGCAGGAGGACGGCTCGGTGTGGATCCCGCCGGTGCTGCGGCCCTATCTGGGCGGCCGCAGCGCACTGGAGCCGGTCGCCAGGTGA
- a CDS encoding HAD family hydrolase, protein MSTSPAAPSGPPAFPYRLIATDLDGTLLRSDDTVSERTRAALETATTRGAAHIVVTGRAVPWTKQILADLGHRGLAVCAQGSQVYDAGSGRLLTSVTLDRRVAEQALTLLEKEVGTVAVAASRDGLDGEVLAGPGYRVHDGPLPYVPFEDRETIWRKPLNKLYIQHPQLGDDELVKAARAAVGDLVGVVMAGEGIVELLPLGLSKAKGLALAARRLKVRAAETLAFGDMPNDIPMFAWAGRGVAMENGHEELLAVADEMTTSNDQDGIARVLERLAA, encoded by the coding sequence GTGAGCACGTCGCCCGCGGCACCCTCCGGCCCGCCTGCCTTCCCCTACCGTCTGATCGCCACCGACCTCGACGGCACCCTGCTGCGCTCCGACGACACCGTCTCGGAGCGCACCCGGGCCGCCCTCGAGACCGCCACCACGCGGGGCGCCGCGCACATCGTCGTCACCGGCCGGGCCGTGCCGTGGACGAAGCAGATCCTGGCGGACCTCGGCCACCGCGGGCTGGCGGTGTGCGCACAGGGATCGCAGGTGTACGACGCGGGCTCGGGCCGGCTGCTGACCTCCGTCACCCTCGACAGGCGGGTCGCCGAACAGGCCCTCACCCTGCTCGAGAAGGAGGTGGGCACCGTCGCGGTGGCCGCCTCCCGGGACGGCCTGGACGGCGAGGTACTGGCCGGACCCGGGTACCGCGTCCACGACGGACCGCTGCCGTATGTCCCCTTCGAGGACCGCGAGACCATCTGGCGGAAGCCGCTCAACAAGCTCTACATCCAGCATCCGCAGCTCGGCGACGACGAGTTGGTGAAGGCCGCACGGGCCGCCGTCGGCGACCTGGTGGGTGTGGTCATGGCCGGCGAGGGCATCGTGGAACTGCTCCCGCTGGGCCTCAGCAAGGCCAAGGGGCTCGCGCTGGCGGCCCGCCGTCTCAAGGTCCGCGCGGCCGAGACCCTCGCCTTCGGCGACATGCCCAACGACATCCCCATGTTCGCCTGGGCGGGGCGCGGTGTCGCCATGGAGAACGGCCACGAGGAACTGCTGGCCGTCGCCGACGAGATGACCACCTCCAACGACCAGGACGGCATCGCCCGGGTGCTGGAGCGACTGGCCGCGTAG